From the genome of Brevibacterium sp. JSBI002, one region includes:
- a CDS encoding VOC family protein produces the protein MEFYCSVFPDSRVLSIERYPDESLDEHFKGMSGKVLTGRFVLDGTEFICLDGGPVFTFNEAISLTVECADQAEIDHYWSHLSASPEHEQCGWLKDRFGVSWQIVPANLGELMTGPAQTQALMQMKKIVIDDLVNAG, from the coding sequence ATGGAGTTCTACTGCTCCGTCTTCCCCGATTCGCGCGTCCTGTCCATCGAACGCTATCCCGACGAATCCCTCGACGAACACTTCAAGGGGATGAGCGGGAAGGTCCTGACCGGCCGGTTCGTCCTCGACGGCACAGAGTTCATCTGCCTCGACGGCGGACCGGTGTTCACATTCAACGAGGCGATCTCGCTGACCGTCGAATGCGCGGACCAGGCCGAGATCGATCATTACTGGTCACACCTCTCGGCCTCCCCCGAGCACGAACAGTGCGGCTGGCTCAAAGACCGCTTCGGAGTCAGCTGGCAGATCGTTCCGGCGAACCTCGGCGAGCTGATGACCGGTCCGGCACAGACTCAGGCGCTCATGCAGATGAAGAAGATCGTCATCGACGACCTCGTCAACGCCGGCTGA
- a CDS encoding ABC transporter ATP-binding protein, whose translation MSSPALTIRGLQYSYGTHRVVDGIDLTAESGSVLGVLGPNGAGKSTTISLAVGTRRPESGTVEIFGHDPVTEHATTSQLAGVMLQDGGLPMSSKPLQVLRHLSTLYENPVPVDELAEPLGLHDFAGRTMRRLSGGQKQRVALAAALIGRPRLVFLDEPCAGLDPQAREVVHSFIRDLADRGVAVVLTTHDLAEAEELSDEVVVIDRGRIIAQGAPEELRSASAGSRSLTIRLDSPVPAALVDRLTELGPASAQGSMISLDGAPTASQIAAACTAVADAGLQITDIGMQTQSLSDVFFELTGRPLR comes from the coding sequence GTGTCATCTCCGGCCCTGACCATTCGCGGTCTCCAGTACTCCTACGGCACCCACCGTGTCGTCGACGGAATCGACCTCACGGCCGAGTCCGGATCCGTCCTCGGCGTGCTCGGACCCAACGGCGCAGGAAAATCCACGACCATCTCCCTGGCCGTGGGCACCCGCCGACCCGAATCGGGCACGGTGGAGATCTTCGGGCACGACCCCGTCACCGAACACGCGACGACGTCGCAGCTGGCCGGGGTCATGCTCCAAGACGGCGGACTGCCGATGAGCTCGAAGCCCCTGCAGGTGCTGCGGCACCTCTCCACCCTCTATGAGAATCCCGTACCGGTCGACGAACTCGCCGAACCCCTCGGCCTCCACGACTTCGCCGGACGCACGATGCGCAGGCTCTCCGGAGGACAGAAGCAGCGAGTCGCGCTGGCAGCGGCCCTCATCGGACGGCCGCGTCTCGTCTTCCTCGACGAACCCTGCGCCGGTCTCGACCCGCAGGCTCGCGAGGTCGTGCACAGCTTCATCCGCGATCTCGCCGACCGCGGAGTCGCCGTCGTCCTCACCACCCACGACCTCGCCGAGGCCGAGGAGCTCTCCGACGAGGTCGTCGTCATCGATCGGGGACGGATCATCGCTCAGGGAGCACCAGAGGAGCTGCGCAGCGCCTCCGCCGGGTCACGGTCGCTGACGATACGCCTCGACTCCCCCGTCCCCGCCGCCCTCGTCGATCGACTCACCGAGCTCGGTCCCGCCTCGGCGCAGGGTTCGATGATCTCCCTCGACGGAGCGCCGACTGCGAGCCAGATCGCGGCTGCGTGCACCGCCGTCGCTGACGCGGGCCTGCAGATCACGGACATCGGCATGCAGACGCAGTCCCTGTCCGATGTCTTCTTCGAACTGACCGGGAGGCCGCTGCGATGA
- a CDS encoding ABC transporter permease: MTSTRTVSQAKFETLSVLRNGEQLLLSIIFPLGLIVFLTKTPLLTGLGVIEAGADPLSIAVPGALSLSLASSAFTGQAIATAFDRRYGVLRQLATTPLGTNGLILGKLGAVIVVVLIQYALVFAAAAILGFRGPVDVLGLILATLFGTAALLSLGLLMAGTVRAEATLAATNLIWVLMAGVGGLVIAHPGEWGTVVGYLPSGALGDAMRSAIGHGGTDIKAIIVLLIWGLVGTLAARRWFRFE; this comes from the coding sequence ATGACATCGACCCGCACCGTCTCGCAGGCGAAGTTCGAGACCCTGTCCGTTCTGCGCAACGGCGAACAGCTGCTGCTCTCGATCATCTTCCCGCTGGGACTAATCGTCTTCCTCACGAAGACTCCCCTGCTCACCGGGCTCGGGGTCATCGAGGCCGGTGCCGATCCGCTGTCGATCGCAGTCCCCGGGGCGCTGAGCCTGAGCCTGGCCTCCAGCGCCTTCACCGGGCAGGCGATCGCCACCGCCTTCGATCGCCGCTACGGAGTGCTGCGGCAGCTGGCGACGACTCCGCTGGGGACGAACGGACTCATCCTCGGCAAACTCGGCGCCGTCATCGTCGTCGTTCTCATCCAGTACGCACTCGTCTTCGCCGCGGCGGCGATTCTCGGCTTCCGGGGCCCCGTCGACGTCCTCGGACTCATCCTGGCCACACTGTTCGGCACCGCAGCGCTGCTCTCGCTCGGTCTGCTCATGGCCGGCACGGTCCGCGCCGAGGCGACTCTGGCGGCGACGAACCTCATCTGGGTGCTCATGGCAGGCGTCGGTGGCCTCGTCATCGCGCATCCGGGAGAATGGGGAACGGTTGTGGGCTACCTGCCCTCCGGTGCGCTCGGCGACGCCATGCGATCCGCCATCGGACACGGCGGCACCGACATCAAGGCAATCATCGTGCTCCTGATATGGGGGCTTGTGGGAACGCTTGCGGCACGCAGGTGGTTCCGTTTCGAATGA
- a CDS encoding COX15/CtaA family protein, translated as MVTKKIRIAAWAMLIAQAGIILTGGIVRLTGSGLGCSDWPKCTPDSLVATSEMGIHGAIEFGNRLLAVALAILGVCIALLLWKSRKQRPDLFWLNIGLLAIVPVQAVVGGITVWTKLNPWVVAGHFVPSAVAVGVAAYFVRRTYDTGVRLRTKASTPLPTLGWIILGLTAIIVVFGVLTTGAGPHSGSTISTRNNLDNIWVTRLHAAPVWLLVISTISALVVARKKAQTAMVAPLTVLLVVEVAQGIIGYVQYFLGVPELLVALHMVGLSATIAASVAVLDSAYPRSTDVHTDRSVSVVS; from the coding sequence GTGGTCACGAAGAAGATCCGCATCGCCGCTTGGGCCATGCTCATCGCCCAGGCAGGGATCATCCTGACCGGCGGAATCGTCCGGCTCACCGGCTCGGGGCTCGGCTGTTCGGACTGGCCGAAGTGCACCCCGGATTCGCTCGTGGCCACCAGCGAGATGGGGATCCACGGTGCCATCGAGTTCGGCAACCGCCTGCTGGCTGTGGCGCTGGCGATCCTCGGCGTGTGCATTGCCCTTCTGCTGTGGAAGAGCCGGAAACAGCGACCGGATCTCTTCTGGCTCAACATCGGGCTGCTGGCCATCGTGCCCGTCCAGGCCGTCGTCGGCGGAATCACCGTGTGGACGAAGCTCAACCCCTGGGTCGTCGCCGGACACTTCGTGCCCTCGGCCGTCGCTGTCGGGGTCGCCGCCTACTTCGTCCGCCGCACCTATGACACGGGAGTGCGACTGAGGACCAAGGCCTCAACTCCGCTGCCGACTCTGGGCTGGATCATCCTCGGTCTCACCGCGATCATCGTCGTCTTCGGCGTGCTCACGACGGGGGCCGGGCCTCATTCGGGTTCGACGATCTCGACCCGCAACAACCTCGACAACATCTGGGTCACCCGGCTGCATGCCGCGCCCGTGTGGCTGCTCGTCATCTCCACGATCTCCGCGCTCGTCGTCGCCCGGAAGAAGGCGCAGACGGCGATGGTCGCCCCGCTGACCGTGCTTCTCGTCGTCGAGGTCGCACAGGGAATCATCGGCTACGTCCAGTACTTCCTCGGTGTTCCCGAACTGCTCGTGGCCTTACACATGGTCGGCCTGTCGGCTACGATTGCGGCAAGCGTTGCCGTCCTCGACAGCGCATATCCGAGGAGCACCGATGTCCATACCGATCGTTCCGTGTCTGTGGTTTCCTGA